The following are encoded together in the uncultured Sphaerochaeta sp. genome:
- a CDS encoding ABC transporter permease, whose protein sequence is MKQETMRYVGGRIFKVVFTVWVVTTLIFFLIRLMPSNPIEQYIQNLVVQYGMSYEEANARAKALFSIDLDKGVLVQYVDYLKAAVQLDFGTSFLSPGVKVSTIIASRLPWTLFTVGTGLVLSFLVGILLGAISAYRRNSWYEPIISGVSSFLSAIPDFLIAIFVILIFGVFTYGGTKSIVPIFQMRGNFDSGVTAGFNWPFIKSVFEHGFGPILTYFLSQIGIWVILMKGSTTGCLNADYAVIARARGLSNRTILTSYIGRNAMLPIATEFAMRLGFIIGGSLIIEQLFVYQGVGLELLKATTNRDYPLMQGIFLVMTIAIVLANLLAELVYSVLDPRIRVKGGSSHA, encoded by the coding sequence CGAATTTTTAAGGTAGTGTTTACTGTTTGGGTAGTCACTACTCTTATCTTCTTCCTGATTCGGCTCATGCCTTCCAATCCGATTGAGCAGTACATTCAGAATCTTGTTGTACAGTATGGAATGAGTTACGAAGAAGCAAATGCTCGTGCAAAAGCACTGTTTTCTATAGACCTGGATAAAGGGGTCCTGGTTCAATATGTTGATTATCTAAAAGCTGCTGTTCAGCTGGATTTTGGAACTTCCTTCCTCTCTCCCGGTGTGAAGGTATCAACTATCATTGCGAGTCGGTTGCCATGGACACTTTTTACGGTTGGTACTGGTCTTGTTCTGTCCTTTCTTGTGGGTATCCTTCTAGGAGCGATTTCTGCATATCGGAGAAATAGCTGGTATGAGCCAATTATTTCGGGTGTTAGTTCCTTTCTAAGCGCCATCCCGGACTTTTTAATTGCCATCTTTGTGATTCTCATTTTCGGAGTTTTTACCTATGGGGGAACGAAAAGTATTGTTCCCATCTTCCAGATGCGCGGAAATTTTGATTCTGGAGTGACGGCCGGTTTCAACTGGCCATTCATAAAGAGTGTTTTTGAACATGGATTTGGTCCAATTCTGACGTATTTCCTTTCTCAGATTGGGATCTGGGTCATTCTCATGAAAGGAAGCACTACTGGATGCCTGAATGCTGACTATGCTGTAATCGCACGAGCGAGAGGGCTTTCAAACCGAACCATACTTACTTCATACATCGGGCGGAATGCGATGCTCCCCATCGCCACCGAGTTTGCCATGCGTTTAGGGTTCATAATTGGGGGTTCTTTGATTATCGAGCAACTTTTTGTGTACCAAGGTGTCGGCTTGGAATTGCTGAAAGCCACAACCAACCGCGATTATCCATTGATGCAAGGCATCTTTTTAGTCATGACGATTGCCATTGTCTTGGCAAACCTCTTGGCAGAACTGGTGTACAGCGTCCTTGATCCCAGAATACGTGTAAAAGGAGGCTCCTCCCATGCCTAA
- a CDS encoding ABC transporter permease, translating into MPNTMQTLAKKHITTKWSRILRNLRSALFGNLIGTFGFVLLMLIILMSIFGPIWFPLDTISDPSMLLMPPSSEHILGTDHLGRDVWAQIVSGGRELLIMSFLTAIIAVVLGITLGSLSALVGGKFDEMLLFFADVWLTIPRFPLLVVLSGFFTLDATSLAIVLAILSWAGLYRTVRAEVLSLRNRDFVEVAFMLDMGKLHIIFKEVLPNMMGFVVANFTLLMRAAIYAQVGLVFLGLLPLDQNWGVMINVAWNQGVIYNPDAIWFLLAPTIVICLLILSLVWISRSMEEFFNPALQK; encoded by the coding sequence ATGCCTAATACTATGCAAACACTGGCAAAAAAACATATTACCACTAAATGGAGCAGAATTCTTAGAAACCTTCGATCGGCATTGTTTGGAAATCTGATTGGAACTTTTGGGTTTGTTTTACTAATGCTAATCATTCTTATGTCTATCTTTGGTCCTATCTGGTTCCCCCTTGATACAATTTCAGATCCCTCCATGCTGTTAATGCCCCCTTCATCAGAACACATCCTCGGAACTGATCATCTTGGTAGGGATGTCTGGGCCCAGATTGTGAGCGGTGGTAGGGAGCTATTAATAATGTCATTCCTTACTGCAATCATTGCTGTCGTATTAGGTATAACCTTAGGGTCACTATCTGCTTTGGTAGGCGGCAAATTTGATGAGATGTTACTCTTCTTTGCTGATGTTTGGCTCACCATACCCCGCTTCCCGCTTTTGGTAGTCCTCTCGGGGTTTTTCACACTCGATGCAACCAGTCTGGCCATCGTCTTGGCAATCCTTTCTTGGGCTGGACTCTACCGAACTGTTCGGGCAGAGGTGCTTTCGCTACGCAACCGAGACTTCGTGGAGGTGGCGTTCATGCTTGATATGGGCAAATTGCACATAATCTTTAAAGAAGTGCTGCCCAACATGATGGGTTTCGTGGTAGCCAATTTTACGCTACTCATGAGAGCCGCCATTTACGCTCAAGTAGGTCTAGTGTTTCTTGGATTGCTTCCTCTTGATCAAAACTGGGGAGTCATGATCAACGTTGCCTGGAACCAAGGGGTCATCTACAACCCTGATGCCATCTGGTTCCTTCTTGCCCCTACCATTGTTATTTGTCTTTTAATTCTCTCCTTGGTGTGGATCTCCCGCTCAATGGAAGAGTTCTTCAATCCTGCGTTGCAGAAGTAA
- a CDS encoding ABC transporter ATP-binding protein, producing the protein MEEQTALLDIQDVSINYHTKRGKLEAVHQASFSIGHRTSVAVIGESGCGKTTLATSIVQMLSRNASISEGSIWFSPKGGKRRNLVSLNEDQMRSLRWNDIVMMFQASQSSFNPVSKIYTQFLDTAKAHENQYEPKTVLERAKNLLELVYLDSETVLNAYPHELSGGMKQRTLIALSLLLNPQLVILDEPTTALDLITQKKILKLLNDLRSAQGFSMMFITHDLGIVTQLSDRVVTMYAGSVVENAPTKAFFADPKHPYSKGLLKAIPSLDASFEQLYSIPGSTPDLVEKMQGCLFAPRCELCHQRCKTEVPRLKLVGKDRWAACHAIEEDKNGTH; encoded by the coding sequence GTGGAAGAACAGACTGCATTACTCGATATACAAGATGTTTCCATTAACTACCACACGAAACGAGGAAAACTCGAGGCGGTTCATCAAGCAAGTTTTTCAATCGGGCATCGGACATCTGTTGCAGTCATCGGTGAGTCGGGGTGTGGAAAAACAACCTTGGCAACCTCAATTGTGCAGATGCTCAGCCGCAATGCTTCCATCAGTGAAGGTTCCATATGGTTCTCCCCCAAGGGAGGCAAGAGGAGAAATCTTGTTTCCTTGAATGAGGATCAAATGCGTTCCCTGAGATGGAACGACATAGTCATGATGTTCCAAGCTTCACAAAGCTCATTCAATCCGGTTTCAAAAATTTATACCCAGTTTCTTGATACGGCCAAGGCTCATGAAAATCAGTATGAACCTAAGACTGTACTCGAACGTGCAAAGAATTTATTGGAGTTGGTATATCTGGATAGTGAAACAGTCCTAAATGCTTATCCGCACGAGTTGTCTGGAGGTATGAAGCAACGAACCTTGATTGCGCTTTCTCTCCTGCTCAACCCTCAGTTGGTTATTCTGGATGAACCTACTACTGCGTTAGATCTCATAACGCAGAAGAAAATCCTGAAATTGCTGAACGATTTACGTTCAGCACAGGGTTTTAGCATGATGTTCATAACACATGACTTGGGAATCGTGACCCAGCTTTCAGATCGCGTGGTGACCATGTATGCAGGATCTGTAGTGGAAAATGCACCAACCAAAGCCTTTTTTGCTGATCCAAAACACCCGTATAGCAAAGGATTGTTGAAGGCAATTCCTAGCCTTGATGCCTCGTTTGAACAACTATACTCCATACCAGGATCTACTCCTGATCTGGTGGAAAAGATGCAAGGATGTCTCTTCGCTCCTCGCTGTGAGCTCTGTCATCAACGGTGTAAAACTGAAGTTCCTCGACTCAAGCTGGTTGGAAAAGATAGATGGGCAGCCTGTCATGCCATTGAGGAGGATAAGAATGGCACTCATTGA
- a CDS encoding ABC transporter ATP-binding protein yields MALIEIMNLEKSFHNRKTGDVQILRGIDFNLDASQTICVVGESGCGKTTLGKILAGLQTYTGGSFLYNGKEVSTLEKEAWKAFRTDVQMIHQNPYESLNPTQMVFDMIAAPLKRHKKARDFAALYEQVVRLLEMVGLTPVEDFIDKYPANLSGGQRQRVSIARVLSMDPKFIVVDEATSMIDTSMRISLLQTLKEIQQKMGVAYLYITHDLALGRYFAWGQRLAVMYLGQIVEMGPAEEVLSDPHHPYTKAIMAAGKVVDEDGYELKGVEIPSFRHIPQGCSLSPRCPEAIAGLCEKVTPALRSVSNSWQVSCHLYQEQR; encoded by the coding sequence ATGGCACTCATTGAAATCATGAATCTGGAAAAGTCGTTTCACAACCGTAAAACCGGGGATGTCCAGATCCTTCGTGGGATCGATTTCAACCTTGATGCCTCTCAGACAATCTGCGTTGTAGGGGAGTCAGGATGCGGCAAGACCACGTTGGGGAAAATACTGGCTGGATTGCAGACGTACACAGGAGGCTCATTCCTTTATAACGGAAAGGAAGTCTCTACCTTAGAGAAAGAAGCTTGGAAGGCTTTTAGAACTGATGTACAGATGATTCACCAGAACCCTTATGAATCCCTGAATCCCACCCAGATGGTCTTTGATATGATTGCAGCTCCGCTTAAACGGCATAAAAAAGCTAGAGATTTTGCCGCTTTATATGAGCAGGTCGTTAGATTGCTGGAAATGGTTGGTCTGACTCCGGTTGAAGATTTTATAGACAAGTATCCAGCCAACCTTTCAGGAGGGCAGCGACAACGTGTTTCCATTGCTCGTGTGCTTTCTATGGATCCCAAGTTTATTGTTGTTGATGAGGCAACCAGTATGATAGACACTTCGATGCGAATTAGTCTTCTACAGACTTTGAAAGAGATTCAGCAGAAGATGGGTGTTGCCTATTTGTATATCACCCACGACCTCGCTTTAGGGCGGTATTTTGCATGGGGCCAGAGGTTAGCTGTGATGTACCTTGGTCAAATTGTGGAAATGGGGCCAGCGGAGGAAGTGTTGAGTGACCCCCACCACCCTTATACAAAAGCGATAATGGCCGCAGGAAAAGTTGTTGATGAAGATGGCTATGAACTAAAAGGGGTAGAGATACCTTCTTTTAGACATATTCCTCAAGGTTGTAGCCTATCGCCACGGTGCCCTGAGGCAATAGCGGGACTTTGTGAGAAAGTCACACCTGCTTTGCGTAGCGTTTCCAATTCTTGGCAAGTAAGTTGCCATTTGTATCAGGAGCAGAGATGA
- a CDS encoding ABC transporter substrate-binding protein, which translates to MRTKRLGIVLAMCLLISLSLGAAGNAEPVEANQQGPQLAETFAGGWPYSVPPTGHFNMFVANAIELKFWREMHQLPLALYVNATGEYTPMLASDWSIDESSTAMTVNLRKDAKWLTGEKVTAKDVWTTFYVYRLVGNPAWSYISDVTVVSDTQVKFGIKNETPLFVRNVLRKPIVDTLTYGSYAEKTAELVKQGLDSTSQEWKNLVADFNSFRPSVVNATGPYYIDPAKVSQSSIEMPINENSFLADKVQFKTLTIYNGDVPDLTPLVLSGKIDYLTHVFPASSMQAFERAGYSFVQLPGVDGLAIYFNHALAPLDNVKVRQAIAHVVDRDRIGKLALPGVSVGVKYATGLGDGITESWVDVSKLNTYPVDFAKAESLLKEAGLTKRNNQWFLTNGKPFELALQCPSGWADASTAAAEAAQQLTAFGIKTVYNGIESTQRTPNITSGKFELAMSFFGTGQPHPMYAYEGPLLASNTGAAGVGISFPMVQETSMGEVNFNTLIQDSVKGWDVDQQKQIISKLAIAFSETLPILPIYSKQARNLTSDGLRTVWEGPEYLYRNSAGDDNFVVYQLLHGMIKAK; encoded by the coding sequence ATGAGAACGAAGAGACTAGGTATTGTACTAGCAATGTGTTTGCTCATTTCACTGAGCCTCGGTGCCGCTGGTAATGCTGAACCCGTAGAAGCGAATCAGCAAGGGCCTCAACTGGCAGAGACGTTTGCCGGAGGTTGGCCGTATTCGGTCCCTCCAACAGGACATTTTAACATGTTCGTGGCTAATGCCATTGAGTTAAAATTCTGGAGAGAGATGCATCAGCTTCCTCTAGCCTTATATGTCAACGCTACAGGTGAGTATACCCCCATGCTGGCATCCGATTGGAGCATTGACGAGAGTTCAACTGCAATGACGGTGAACCTGCGAAAGGATGCCAAGTGGCTGACCGGGGAGAAAGTGACAGCAAAGGATGTCTGGACCACTTTCTATGTGTATCGTCTGGTAGGTAATCCAGCATGGTCGTACATTAGTGATGTCACGGTCGTATCCGATACACAGGTGAAGTTCGGAATCAAGAACGAAACTCCTCTGTTTGTACGCAATGTGCTGCGCAAGCCCATCGTTGATACCTTGACCTATGGTAGTTATGCGGAAAAAACTGCTGAACTGGTGAAACAGGGTCTTGATTCAACCAGCCAGGAGTGGAAGAATCTTGTAGCAGACTTCAATTCATTCCGTCCATCTGTTGTCAATGCGACTGGACCATATTATATTGATCCAGCCAAGGTAAGCCAGTCGAGTATCGAGATGCCGATCAATGAGAATTCATTCCTTGCAGACAAGGTTCAGTTCAAGACCTTGACCATCTACAATGGAGATGTACCTGATTTGACTCCGCTCGTGCTCAGTGGCAAGATTGACTATTTGACCCACGTATTTCCAGCATCCTCCATGCAGGCCTTTGAGCGAGCAGGCTACTCATTTGTCCAGCTACCAGGTGTCGATGGTCTTGCCATCTATTTCAACCATGCACTTGCCCCACTTGATAATGTTAAAGTCCGTCAAGCAATTGCTCATGTTGTTGATCGTGACCGCATTGGGAAGTTGGCACTTCCCGGTGTATCTGTCGGTGTGAAATATGCAACTGGACTGGGTGATGGCATTACTGAGTCCTGGGTTGATGTTAGCAAGCTAAATACCTATCCTGTCGATTTTGCGAAGGCAGAATCCTTACTCAAGGAGGCAGGATTGACCAAACGCAACAACCAGTGGTTCCTTACCAATGGAAAACCGTTTGAGCTTGCTCTGCAGTGCCCCAGTGGCTGGGCTGATGCCTCAACCGCAGCAGCGGAAGCCGCCCAGCAACTGACTGCTTTTGGTATCAAGACGGTGTACAACGGTATTGAATCCACCCAGAGAACCCCGAATATTACCAGTGGCAAGTTTGAGCTGGCCATGTCCTTCTTTGGAACGGGCCAACCTCATCCTATGTATGCATATGAGGGCCCCCTGTTGGCAAGCAATACAGGAGCAGCCGGGGTTGGCATCTCCTTCCCAATGGTACAAGAAACCTCAATGGGTGAGGTGAATTTCAACACACTCATTCAAGATTCTGTCAAGGGTTGGGATGTTGACCAGCAGAAGCAAATCATCAGCAAACTGGCTATTGCATTCAGCGAAACCTTGCCGATACTTCCCATCTACTCCAAGCAGGCACGTAACCTGACCAGCGATGGATTGAGAACGGTCTGGGAAGGACCAGAATATCTCTATCGCAACTCAGCGGGGGATGATAACTTTGTTGTCTACCAGCTATTGCATGGGATGATCAAAGCTAAATAA
- a CDS encoding family 20 glycosylhydrolase: MYFIPKVKYIEHRPGLYQQNQGISVALLDSFYKTLAESLLTQFIGKDIPIQIGSRPVDVPKDLPHYQLLVREAYRITITENEILIDALSPMAVRNAFATLAQLSTQATGNLPCLIIEDYPSIPYRGVMLDVSRGKIPNRAKMEEVIRFLAYYKYNVLQLYMEDCYILDSHPVLCRSNGYYTREEIQYLDAYCQRFGIELQPNLQCLSHAHGLLRNPGYHTLAESEVSLFSFAAGNEAVYHLFSDIFREVLSWFSSKTLNLDLDEAYDLGTGYSKNAVENLGGREVFRRHIQKIAEVARNAGATQLQLWGDCLNKYPKLQTELDDDIMFIDWNYNPLTYFPSLDNHDAKAHHFWLAPGTSSWNALFPRTQQANANISSYISEGFARQVEGVLITHWGDYGHHQPISFSYHGIVRGAEHAYNGAATLEEELDRALDVLFFADGHQSKAYLLLAQINTLPSVTTSFKTQAFFAFFDDLFKGLSLEGNNAYPAMPEDTFASMSMLAEQAIDEIKQSKSDSCFQQELLHAARCLLFTGQKGLLSYTIKHAFQDGMVDEDHILTWILDIKELYRHFLSLRNEFVRLWTLEAVAIGSEGAVYAFDKASSRYAEAVIWLNSQRLNLQQGLPLDTQMETYKAHEAYTTLWTGNCTNLWDRAYPWR; encoded by the coding sequence ATGTACTTTATTCCAAAAGTGAAATACATCGAGCACCGACCTGGTTTGTATCAACAAAACCAGGGGATTTCAGTTGCATTGCTTGATTCTTTCTATAAAACCTTGGCTGAATCTTTGTTGACTCAGTTTATCGGCAAGGACATTCCTATCCAGATTGGTAGCAGGCCGGTTGATGTCCCCAAGGACTTGCCTCACTATCAATTACTTGTCCGTGAAGCGTATCGGATTACCATTACCGAGAATGAGATTCTCATCGATGCGCTCTCTCCGATGGCTGTACGCAATGCGTTTGCCACCCTTGCCCAGCTTTCAACACAAGCAACAGGCAATCTGCCGTGCCTCATTATCGAAGATTACCCATCAATTCCCTACCGTGGTGTCATGCTTGATGTATCTCGGGGGAAGATTCCAAACCGCGCAAAAATGGAAGAAGTGATTCGGTTTCTTGCTTATTATAAATACAATGTTCTACAACTTTATATGGAAGACTGTTACATACTCGACTCTCATCCAGTTCTTTGCAGATCAAATGGATACTATACAAGAGAGGAAATACAGTATCTAGATGCATATTGCCAGCGCTTCGGTATAGAGTTGCAACCGAACTTGCAGTGTCTCTCTCATGCTCATGGGCTTCTTCGGAATCCTGGTTATCATACCTTGGCGGAGTCAGAAGTTTCGTTGTTCAGCTTTGCTGCAGGTAATGAAGCAGTATATCACCTCTTCTCTGATATTTTTCGTGAAGTACTTTCTTGGTTCTCGTCAAAGACACTGAACCTCGATTTGGATGAGGCTTATGATCTCGGAACCGGTTACAGCAAGAACGCAGTCGAGAATCTAGGAGGAAGAGAGGTCTTTAGGAGACATATTCAGAAGATTGCTGAGGTTGCAAGAAATGCAGGAGCTACGCAACTGCAACTGTGGGGTGATTGTTTAAACAAGTATCCAAAGCTACAAACAGAGCTTGACGATGATATCATGTTCATTGACTGGAATTATAATCCTCTTACGTACTTTCCCTCTCTGGATAATCATGATGCAAAGGCTCACCACTTTTGGTTGGCTCCTGGAACCAGCAGCTGGAATGCTCTATTCCCCCGAACCCAGCAAGCGAATGCAAACATCAGCTCATACATCAGCGAGGGCTTTGCGCGGCAGGTGGAAGGGGTACTGATTACGCATTGGGGTGACTACGGCCACCACCAGCCGATATCTTTCAGCTATCACGGTATCGTGCGGGGTGCCGAACATGCTTACAATGGGGCAGCTACCTTGGAAGAGGAGTTGGATAGAGCATTGGATGTCCTGTTTTTCGCTGATGGTCATCAGAGCAAGGCATATTTGTTGCTTGCACAGATTAACACCCTTCCTTCAGTCACCACTTCTTTCAAGACCCAAGCCTTCTTTGCCTTTTTTGATGATTTATTTAAAGGATTATCATTGGAAGGCAATAATGCATATCCTGCAATGCCTGAAGATACATTTGCTTCAATGAGTATGCTTGCAGAACAGGCAATCGATGAAATCAAGCAAAGCAAGAGCGACTCATGTTTTCAGCAGGAATTATTACATGCAGCTCGTTGCCTTCTCTTTACCGGACAAAAGGGGTTATTGAGTTATACCATCAAGCATGCTTTCCAAGATGGTATGGTCGACGAGGACCATATTCTGACTTGGATTCTCGATATCAAGGAGCTATATCGCCACTTTTTATCGTTACGCAATGAATTTGTCCGATTGTGGACCTTGGAGGCCGTTGCGATTGGCTCTGAGGGTGCAGTATACGCATTCGACAAGGCTTCCAGTCGATATGCAGAGGCAGTCATCTGGCTTAATAGCCAGCGCCTTAACTTGCAGCAAGGACTTCCTCTGGATACCCAGATGGAAACATACAAGGCCCATGAAGCGTATACTACGCTTTGGACCGGCAATTGCACGAATCTTTGGGATCGTGCCTATCCATGGAGATAA
- a CDS encoding glycoside hydrolase family 20 zincin-like fold domain-containing protein: MYTLFPEPQKIKYGKHITSLSYDHLKVFTNCTQHVGRVVKSLSIEHVEIVSTPSSEDELLFIRFGSVLDTTVPVQKQGFSLVVGQDSLSITSSSEQGLFYGCLAWEQLTLQGKEDGYLQALELIDWPILENRGLMLDISRGRVYSLDYLKQLVEKLATLRINVLQLYIEHTFAFSFLTEVHKGSSPITAGEVQELDQWCKKHYIELQANLQSFGHCNRLLTAKGFRDLRESDLYWTLSPVVEETYTLLDKMYTEFLPNFSSSVLNIDSDETYDLGSGKSASLIDKEGKGEVYLNHLLRVRELAAKHGKTLMVFGDVILRHPELLEQISQDIVFLDWIYDPSDTYPSPKKFAASKRTFWVCPGTGAWNTLFPRQDGAVKNIQKLTIEGISQGSKGMLLCDWGDHGSYTPPVFSLVAFAVAAQVSWNAREIELEAQLPAISMVLGEPAFQDLHMVLPQIHRLPAFWSKNRSQCAIALFDEPLMGRMLTNALPPDNLEPLRPLPEGVAGVLDPESHHLMRPLFSIPEESLEKLTDIEKEARELVEQLHDDLVRSQYEWLCNSLQLICEKLRLGRAIRSAMLSASADCDQFLDWEIELRLLIGKYTQLEMDFVSWWMKVAKVSEIMIPLTYFAHIIERLDYLKGWLATQRQAIETNHEVDWAMTSYQTAGYKSLPTY, translated from the coding sequence ATGTATACTTTGTTCCCTGAACCACAGAAAATCAAATATGGAAAACACATCACCAGCTTGAGTTATGATCACCTGAAAGTTTTTACCAACTGTACACAGCACGTTGGTCGGGTTGTGAAATCTCTCTCGATCGAGCATGTGGAAATTGTCAGTACGCCTTCAAGTGAAGACGAACTGCTATTTATACGATTTGGCTCAGTCTTGGATACAACTGTGCCTGTGCAGAAACAGGGTTTTAGTCTGGTTGTCGGGCAAGACTCCCTTTCAATTACTTCCAGCTCTGAACAGGGCCTTTTCTATGGATGTCTTGCTTGGGAGCAACTGACCCTACAAGGGAAGGAAGATGGATACCTGCAAGCCCTCGAATTGATAGATTGGCCCATTCTTGAAAACCGAGGGCTCATGCTGGATATCAGCCGGGGACGGGTATATTCCCTAGATTACCTGAAACAGTTGGTAGAAAAACTTGCTACCCTTAGGATCAATGTCCTACAGTTATATATTGAACACACATTTGCCTTTTCATTCCTTACAGAGGTACATAAAGGAAGCAGCCCTATCACTGCCGGAGAAGTGCAGGAGCTCGATCAATGGTGCAAGAAGCATTACATTGAGCTGCAAGCCAATTTGCAGTCTTTCGGCCACTGTAACCGTCTCTTGACTGCAAAAGGTTTTCGGGATTTACGGGAGAGTGACCTCTACTGGACGTTATCTCCTGTGGTTGAGGAGACCTATACCCTTTTGGATAAAATGTACACGGAATTCCTTCCCAATTTTTCTTCATCGGTGTTAAATATTGACTCGGATGAGACCTATGACCTTGGTTCGGGTAAAAGTGCCTCTCTGATTGATAAAGAGGGAAAAGGTGAGGTCTATCTGAATCATTTGCTACGGGTAAGGGAGTTGGCTGCTAAGCATGGCAAGACTCTGATGGTCTTCGGGGATGTGATTCTCCGTCATCCTGAACTCTTGGAGCAGATTTCGCAGGATATCGTATTCCTTGATTGGATTTATGACCCGAGTGATACGTACCCGTCACCCAAAAAGTTTGCAGCTTCAAAGCGAACTTTTTGGGTTTGCCCGGGAACCGGGGCCTGGAATACACTCTTTCCTCGTCAGGATGGGGCGGTTAAAAATATACAGAAACTGACAATAGAAGGAATTTCTCAAGGATCGAAAGGTATGTTGCTCTGTGATTGGGGTGATCATGGCAGTTACACCCCTCCTGTTTTTTCACTAGTTGCCTTTGCTGTTGCAGCTCAAGTGAGCTGGAATGCGAGAGAGATTGAGCTTGAAGCACAACTCCCTGCCATATCGATGGTGCTTGGAGAACCCGCTTTCCAGGATTTGCATATGGTATTACCCCAGATTCACCGGCTTCCCGCATTCTGGTCGAAAAATCGAAGTCAATGTGCAATAGCATTGTTTGATGAACCATTGATGGGAAGGATGCTCACCAACGCGCTTCCGCCTGATAATTTGGAGCCTCTCAGACCGCTTCCAGAGGGGGTAGCCGGAGTTTTGGATCCAGAGAGCCATCACTTGATGAGACCCCTCTTTAGCATTCCTGAAGAAAGCCTGGAAAAACTAACTGATATTGAAAAAGAAGCGCGTGAGCTGGTTGAGCAGTTGCATGATGACTTGGTGCGGTCTCAATATGAATGGCTCTGTAATTCCTTACAACTCATTTGTGAAAAACTCAGGCTGGGAAGAGCTATCCGTTCTGCCATGCTTTCAGCCTCTGCAGATTGCGACCAATTCCTGGATTGGGAAATTGAACTGAGATTGCTGATTGGCAAATACACACAGTTGGAGATGGATTTTGTTTCGTGGTGGATGAAAGTTGCCAAGGTCTCAGAAATCATGATTCCTCTCACGTACTTCGCCCATATTATTGAGCGCCTAGATTACTTGAAGGGGTGGCTTGCAACTCAGCGACAAGCAATAGAAACCAACCATGAAGTTGATTGGGCTATGACTAGTTACCAGACAGCAGGATATAAATCACTTCCAACTTATTGA
- a CDS encoding DUF1801 domain-containing protein: MHIFQSYLEEIADENHRKKMDALLTWVHETFPTLGMRIAWNQPIFTDHETFIIGFSRAKAHISVAPESKTIDKFSDDLSKAKLSATKELFRIKWEQETPYPLLMRIILFNIEDKKECTTFWRK, translated from the coding sequence ATGCATATATTTCAATCATATCTTGAGGAAATTGCTGATGAGAACCACCGCAAGAAGATGGATGCATTGCTTACTTGGGTGCATGAGACGTTTCCAACACTCGGGATGAGGATTGCCTGGAACCAACCAATATTCACCGACCATGAGACCTTCATCATCGGTTTCAGCAGGGCAAAAGCACACATCAGTGTTGCACCTGAAAGCAAAACGATCGATAAATTCTCAGATGATCTTTCAAAGGCAAAATTGTCAGCCACCAAAGAACTGTTCAGGATCAAATGGGAACAGGAGACCCCCTACCCCCTTCTAATGAGGATCATACTCTTCAATATTGAGGATAAGAAGGAGTGCACTACATTCTGGAGGAAGTAA